TCCACGGAATCGAGCACGGCGGGCAGGGCGCTGATGACGCTCTCGGCGGAGTCGAGCTGACGGCGCCGGATCACCGCGCGCCGGGCGGCCTCCTCGGCGGCGGCTCGTTCCGCCTCCAGCCGCCGCGCGAGCGCCTCGCCGCGCGCCTGCTCGGCACGCACCCGCTCCTTGGCGGTCTCCACGGCCAGCCGGGCCTCGACCTCTGCCTCACGCGCCGCATCCAGCTCCGCCGACAGGGTGTCGCGGGCGCTGACATCCAGGATGGGACGGGGACGCGAGCGCGCCGCCTCCAGCTCCGCCTTCGCCCGATCCGCCGCCTGCTCCGCCTCTGCGACGCGTTCGGCGGCCTGCTCGAGGGATCGGCTGAGGCGGTCGAACTCCGCCTGCGAGGCCTCAAGCTGCACCTTCAGACGATTGACCTGCTCGGTCTGGGCGGCGAGTTTGGCGTCGAATTCGCGCAGCGTGGCCAGTGCGGCCTGCGACTGCTCCTTGGCGACCTGCAGCACGCCGCGCTGCTCCGCGAGGGCGAACTTCGCGCGGTCGATCAGAGACGTGACCTCGGTGAGCCGCTCCTGCGCGGCGTCCCGGTCGGCGATCAGTTCGATCCGGCTCTGCTTGGCTCCCGATCCGCCCCGGAGGACGTGCTCGCTGAGCACGTCTCCCCCGCGCGTGATGATGGTCACCGGGGCGCCGAGCCGACGAGCGGCGAAGGCGTCGAAGGCGCGCTGGGCGGCCTCCAGGTCGTCCGCGACCGCGGTGAAGGCGAGGATTCCGCGCACACCGTCCGGCGCCTCCACGACCGTGTCGGCGGGCACGACGCCCGCGACACCGGTGAGGTCGACGGATGCGGCGGGCGCGTCTCCGATCACGACCTCGACACGACCCAGGTCGTCGGCGGCGGCGTGCGTCACGGCGGCGACGGCCGAGTCGCGGTCGTCGGCGAGCACGGCGTCGGCGAGCGTACCGAGAGCGGCGGCGATCGCCGCCTCGAAGCCGGGATGCACGCGGATGTGCTCGGCGACCAGGCCGCGGACGCCGTCGAGGCGTGCGGCCACGAGCGCGGCGGAGCCGTCCTTCTGGTCGAGCGCGCGCGAGAGGGCGCTGGTGCGCGCTGCGAGGGCGTCCCGCTCCCGCTCGAGCGTGTGCAACTCCTCTCGGAGCCGCTCGATCTCGCCCTCCGCCTCGAACACGGTCGCCTGTGCGACCTCGTACGCCTCGTCGAGGTCGCCTTCGCCGACGTCTGCCGTGGCTGCCTCGGCCTCTCGCGCTGCGAAGTCGGCGCGCGCACGTTCGCGGCGTTCCGTCGCGGCGTCGAGCGCGTTCTGCTGGCGCAGGACTTCTCCGCGGACCGCGGCCAGCCGCTGCGCCGCCGCCTCCGCCTGGCCGTTGAGCTTGGAGATCTCGAGGTCGTGGCGCGAGACGAGCGCGCTCTGCGCCGCGATCTCCTCGTCCACCGCATCCAGCCGGCCGCGCGCGCTGCGGGTGGCTGCCTGCGCCGCCATCCATGTGGCCTCCGCCTCGGAGACCACAGCGCGAAGCCGCTCGACCTCGTCGTGAGCGTCCCGCACGTTCTGCGGGGTCACGCTGGGGCCCGTGTCGGGCGCGTCGCCTTGGGCGCCGAGCAGGGCGACACGCTGGTTCGCCAGCGTGTAGAGGCTGCGGAGCCGCTCCTGCACCGACTCGAGCGCGAAGGCGGTGCTGCGGGCGGAGTCCACGGCGTCGCCGCTCTGCGCCTGCTCCAGGCGGGTGCGGCGCAGCTGCTTCTGCTCGAGCTGCTCCTGCAGCACGATCTGCTCGCTATGGCGCTCCGACTCCGTTCGCCCATGGTGGTCGAGAGTCCGGCGCAGGGTAACGACCTCGCCGGCGAGCAGGCGCGCCCGCGCATCCCGCACGACAGCCGCGATCGTCTGCGCTTCGCGGGCGATCTCGGCCTGGTGGCCGAGCGGCTTCAGCTGGCGCCGTACCTCGCCTGCCAGGTCGCTGAGCCGGGTCAGGTTGGTCTGCATCGCCTCCAGCTTGCGGAGGGTCTTCTCCTTGCGGCGGCGATGCTTCAGGATGCCCGCGGCCTCCTCGATGAAGCCGCGGCGATCCTCCGGACTGGCATGGAGCACCGCGTCGAGCTGGCCCTGACCGACGATGACGTGCATCTCGCGGCCGAGGCCGGAGTCGCTCAGCAGCTCCTGCACATCCAGCAGCCGGCAGGACTGGCCGTTGATCGCGTACTCGCTTCCGCCGTTGCGGAACAGCGTGCGCGAGATGGTCACCTCGGAGTACTCGATCGGCAGCGCGCCGTCGGAGTTGTCGATGGTCAGCAGCACCTCGGCGCGCCCCAGAGGACCCCGGGTCGCGGTGCCGGCGAAGA
This region of Leifsonia sp. fls2-241-R2A-40a genomic DNA includes:
- the smc gene encoding chromosome segregation protein SMC, which gives rise to MYLKSLTLKGFKSFAQPTTFAFEPGVTCVVGPNGSGKSNVVDALAWVMGEQGAKTLRGGKMEDVIFAGTATRGPLGRAEVLLTIDNSDGALPIEYSEVTISRTLFRNGGSEYAINGQSCRLLDVQELLSDSGLGREMHVIVGQGQLDAVLHASPEDRRGFIEEAAGILKHRRRKEKTLRKLEAMQTNLTRLSDLAGEVRRQLKPLGHQAEIAREAQTIAAVVRDARARLLAGEVVTLRRTLDHHGRTESERHSEQIVLQEQLEQKQLRRTRLEQAQSGDAVDSARSTAFALESVQERLRSLYTLANQRVALLGAQGDAPDTGPSVTPQNVRDAHDEVERLRAVVSEAEATWMAAQAATRSARGRLDAVDEEIAAQSALVSRHDLEISKLNGQAEAAAQRLAAVRGEVLRQQNALDAATERRERARADFAAREAEAATADVGEGDLDEAYEVAQATVFEAEGEIERLREELHTLERERDALAARTSALSRALDQKDGSAALVAARLDGVRGLVAEHIRVHPGFEAAIAAALGTLADAVLADDRDSAVAAVTHAAADDLGRVEVVIGDAPAASVDLTGVAGVVPADTVVEAPDGVRGILAFTAVADDLEAAQRAFDAFAARRLGAPVTIITRGGDVLSEHVLRGGSGAKQSRIELIADRDAAQERLTEVTSLIDRAKFALAEQRGVLQVAKEQSQAALATLREFDAKLAAQTEQVNRLKVQLEASQAEFDRLSRSLEQAAERVAEAEQAADRAKAELEAARSRPRPILDVSARDTLSAELDAAREAEVEARLAVETAKERVRAEQARGEALARRLEAERAAAEEAARRAVIRRRQLDSAESVISALPAVLDSVDRSVAQARLELATAEAQRASQNEELATLRRDENAVRERLQAITESVHGLELQIYEKKLHLSSLLERAGSELGLVEDVLVAEYGPEVPVPVDMARGDTSEEATADDETTEPETVPFSREQQQKRLASAERKLAQLGRVNPLALEEFAALEQRHKFLTEQLTDLTNTRKDLLTIIEDIDERMQTIFESAFADTEAAFTRVFPILFPGGQGSISLTNPDDLLTTGIEVSVKPAGKKIERLSLLSGGERSLAAVALLIAIFKARPSPFYIMDEVEAALDDANLGRLLTIFEDLRESSQLIVITHQKRTMEIADALYGVSMRQDGVSAVVGQRVAQEREREPEPVHEQERAS